Proteins co-encoded in one Ruegeria pomeroyi DSS-3 genomic window:
- the atpD gene encoding F0F1 ATP synthase subunit beta, whose product MANAKGKVTQIIGAVVDVQFDDALPEILNALETENNGKRLVLEVAQHLGENTVRTIAMDATEGLVRGAVVTDTGGPISVPVGAATLGRILNVIGEPVDEKGPVNATETRAIHQPAPSFDEQSTSSDILVTGIKVIDLLAPYSKGGKIGLFGGAGVGKTVLIMELINNIAKVHSGYSVFAGVGERTREGNDLYHEMIESNVIKLENLEESQVALVYGQMNEPPGARARVALTGLTLAEQFRDQSGTDVLFFVDNIFRFTQAGSEVSALLGRIPSAVGYQPTLATDMGAMQERITSTKAGSITSIQAVYVPADDLTDPAPATTFAHLDATTVLSRAISELGIYPAVDPLDSSSRILDPQVVGEEHYQVARDVQGILQRYKSLQDIIAILGMDELSEEDKLTVARARKIQRFLSQPFDVAKVFTGSDGVQVPLEDTISSFKAVVAGEYDHLPEGAFYMVGGIDEVIAKAERMAAEAA is encoded by the coding sequence ATGGCGAATGCAAAAGGCAAAGTCACGCAGATCATCGGGGCCGTCGTCGACGTCCAGTTCGATGATGCCCTGCCTGAAATTCTGAACGCGCTGGAAACCGAAAACAACGGCAAGCGTCTGGTGCTCGAAGTTGCGCAGCACCTGGGCGAGAACACCGTCCGCACCATCGCAATGGACGCGACCGAAGGTCTGGTCCGTGGCGCGGTCGTGACCGATACCGGCGGCCCGATCTCGGTGCCGGTGGGCGCAGCCACCCTGGGCCGCATCCTGAACGTGATCGGCGAACCGGTGGACGAAAAGGGCCCGGTGAACGCCACCGAGACCCGTGCCATCCACCAGCCCGCACCCTCGTTTGACGAACAGTCGACCTCGTCGGACATCCTGGTCACCGGCATCAAGGTGATCGACCTGCTGGCCCCCTATTCCAAGGGCGGCAAGATCGGCCTGTTCGGCGGCGCCGGCGTGGGCAAGACCGTTCTGATCATGGAACTGATCAACAACATCGCCAAGGTGCACTCGGGCTACTCGGTGTTCGCCGGTGTGGGTGAACGGACCCGTGAGGGCAACGACCTCTACCACGAGATGATCGAATCCAACGTGATCAAGCTCGAGAACCTGGAAGAATCGCAGGTGGCCCTGGTTTACGGCCAGATGAACGAGCCTCCGGGAGCCCGTGCCCGCGTTGCGCTGACCGGTCTGACCCTGGCCGAGCAGTTCCGCGACCAGTCCGGCACCGACGTTCTGTTCTTCGTGGACAACATCTTCCGCTTCACCCAGGCCGGTTCCGAGGTGTCCGCACTTCTGGGCCGTATCCCTTCAGCCGTGGGTTACCAGCCGACGCTGGCCACCGACATGGGTGCGATGCAGGAACGCATCACCTCGACCAAGGCAGGCTCGATCACCTCGATCCAGGCCGTCTACGTTCCCGCGGACGACCTTACCGACCCCGCGCCCGCAACCACCTTTGCGCACCTCGACGCAACCACGGTTCTGTCGCGTGCGATCTCGGAACTGGGTATCTACCCGGCTGTGGACCCGCTCGACTCGTCGAGCCGGATCCTCGATCCGCAGGTTGTCGGTGAAGAGCATTATCAGGTTGCCCGTGACGTTCAGGGTATCCTTCAGCGCTACAAGTCGCTGCAGGACATCATCGCCATTCTCGGCATGGACGAACTGAGCGAAGAGGACAAGCTGACCGTGGCCCGCGCCCGGAAAATCCAGCGTTTCCTCAGCCAGCCCTTCGACGTGGCGAAAGTGTTCACCGGCTCGGACGGTGTGCAGGTTCCGCTGGAAGACACCATCTCGTCGTTCAAGGCGGTTGTGGCCGGTGAATACGACCACCTGCCCGAAGGCGCCTTCTACATGGTTGGCGGCATCGACGAAGTGATCGCCAAAGCCGAGCGGATGGCCGCAGAAGCCGCCTAA
- a CDS encoding F0F1 ATP synthase subunit gamma yields the protein MPNLKDLKNRIASVKSTRKITKAMQMVAAAKLRRAQESAEAARPYAERFNAVMAGLAASVGGSDSAPLLLRGTGSDQVHLLVVMTAERGLCGGFNSNIAKLARVRANELLAKGKTVKILTVGKKGRDAMKRDFAANMVGHVDLSGIKALGYANAQDIARDVLGRFDAGEFDVATIFYAKFQNVVTQLPTAQQIIPAAFEAEGESDEVALFDYEPSEEAILADLLPRGVATQIFSALLENGASEQGARMSAMDNATRNAGEMIDKLTIEFNRSRQAVITNELIEIISGAEAL from the coding sequence ATGCCCAATCTCAAGGACCTAAAAAACAGGATCGCGTCGGTCAAATCGACCCGCAAGATCACCAAGGCCATGCAGATGGTCGCGGCGGCAAAGCTCCGCCGCGCCCAGGAATCTGCCGAAGCGGCCCGCCCCTATGCCGAACGGTTCAATGCCGTGATGGCAGGGCTGGCGGCCTCGGTCGGGGGCAGCGACAGCGCCCCCTTGCTGCTCCGTGGTACGGGCAGCGATCAGGTTCACCTGCTGGTCGTCATGACGGCCGAACGCGGCCTGTGCGGCGGGTTCAACTCGAACATCGCCAAACTGGCCCGCGTCCGCGCAAATGAACTGCTGGCCAAGGGCAAGACGGTCAAGATTTTGACCGTCGGCAAGAAGGGCCGCGATGCAATGAAGCGTGACTTTGCCGCCAATATGGTGGGTCACGTGGACCTGAGCGGTATCAAGGCTCTTGGCTATGCCAATGCTCAGGACATCGCTCGCGACGTTCTGGGCCGGTTCGATGCCGGTGAATTCGACGTTGCCACGATCTTCTATGCGAAGTTCCAGAACGTCGTGACCCAGCTGCCGACCGCGCAACAGATCATCCCGGCGGCCTTCGAGGCCGAAGGGGAGAGCGACGAAGTTGCGCTGTTTGACTACGAGCCGAGCGAAGAGGCCATTCTGGCCGACCTGCTGCCGCGCGGCGTGGCGACGCAGATCTTTTCGGCGCTGCTGGAAAACGGGGCCTCGGAACAGGGCGCCCGGATGTCGGCGATGGACAACGCGACCCGCAACGCGGGCGAGATGATCGACAAGCTGACCATCGAATTCAACCGCTCGCGTCAGGCCGTCATCACCAACGAGCTGATCGAAATCATTTCCGGCGCCGAGGCGCTGTAA
- the atpA gene encoding F0F1 ATP synthase subunit alpha has protein sequence MGIQAAEISAILKDQIKNFGQEAEVAEIGRVLSVGDGIARVYGLDNVQAGEMVEFPGGIMGMALNLENDNVGVVIFGSDRDIKEGDTVKRTNSIVDVPQGDELLGRVVDGLGNPIDGKGPINAKLRGVADVKAPGIIPRKSVHEPMATGLKAVDSMIPIGRGQRELIIGDRQTGKTAIALDTILNQKSYNDAAGDDESKKLYCVYVAIGQKRSTVAQLVKKLEENGAMEYSIVVAATASDPAPMQFLAPYAATAMAEYFRDNGRHALIIYDDLSKQAVAYRQMSLLLRRPPGREAYPGDVFYLHSRLLERSAKLNEDFGAGSLTALPVIETQGGDVSAFIPTNVISITDGQIFLETELFYQGIRPAVNTGLSVSRVGSSAQTKAMSSVAGPVKLSLAQYREMAAFAQFGSDLDAATQQLLNRGARLTELMKQPQYSPLTNAEIVCVIFAGTNGYLDKVALADVGRWEAGLLQHLRGKHAELLAWITNEDPKIKDDAAGRVKAALDEYAATFA, from the coding sequence ATGGGTATCCAAGCTGCAGAGATTTCTGCAATCCTGAAGGACCAGATCAAGAATTTTGGTCAGGAAGCAGAAGTGGCCGAAATCGGTCGCGTGCTGAGCGTCGGCGACGGTATCGCCCGCGTTTACGGCCTCGACAATGTTCAGGCCGGTGAAATGGTCGAATTCCCGGGCGGCATCATGGGGATGGCGCTGAACCTGGAAAACGACAACGTCGGCGTCGTGATCTTCGGCTCGGACCGGGACATCAAGGAAGGCGACACCGTCAAGCGCACCAACTCGATCGTGGACGTGCCGCAGGGCGACGAGCTGCTGGGTCGCGTGGTCGACGGTCTGGGTAACCCGATCGACGGCAAAGGCCCGATCAATGCCAAGCTGCGCGGTGTTGCCGACGTCAAGGCGCCCGGCATCATCCCGCGTAAATCGGTGCACGAGCCGATGGCGACCGGCCTCAAGGCCGTCGACTCGATGATCCCGATCGGCCGTGGCCAGCGCGAGCTGATCATTGGCGACCGCCAGACCGGCAAGACCGCAATCGCGCTCGACACCATCCTGAACCAGAAATCCTATAACGACGCCGCCGGCGACGACGAGAGCAAGAAGCTCTACTGCGTCTACGTGGCGATCGGTCAGAAGCGTTCGACCGTGGCCCAGCTGGTCAAGAAGCTGGAAGAGAACGGCGCGATGGAATACTCCATCGTCGTGGCCGCCACCGCATCCGACCCTGCGCCGATGCAGTTCCTGGCGCCTTATGCCGCAACCGCGATGGCCGAGTATTTCCGCGACAACGGCCGTCACGCGCTGATCATCTACGATGACCTGTCCAAACAGGCCGTGGCCTATCGTCAGATGTCGCTGCTGCTGCGCCGTCCGCCGGGACGTGAAGCCTATCCGGGCGACGTTTTCTACCTGCACTCGCGGCTGCTGGAACGTTCGGCCAAGCTGAACGAAGACTTTGGCGCCGGTTCGCTGACCGCTCTGCCCGTCATCGAAACCCAGGGCGGCGACGTGTCGGCCTTTATCCCGACCAACGTGATCTCGATCACCGACGGCCAGATCTTCCTGGAAACCGAACTGTTCTATCAGGGCATCCGCCCCGCCGTGAACACCGGTCTGTCGGTGTCGCGTGTGGGCTCCTCGGCCCAGACCAAGGCGATGTCGAGCGTGGCAGGCCCGGTGAAACTGTCGCTGGCCCAGTATCGCGAGATGGCGGCATTCGCCCAGTTCGGTTCCGACCTCGACGCCGCGACCCAGCAGCTGCTGAACCGTGGTGCGCGTCTGACCGAGCTGATGAAACAGCCGCAGTATTCGCCCCTGACCAACGCTGAAATCGTCTGCGTCATCTTCGCCGGTACCAACGGTTACCTCGACAAGGTCGCGCTGGCCGATGTCGGCCGCTGGGAGGCAGGTCTGCTCCAGCATCTGCGCGGCAAACATGCCGAGCTGCTGGCCTGGATCACCAACGAAGATCCCAAGATCAAGGACGATGCTGCTGGTCGGGTCAAGGCTGCGCTGGACGAATACGCCGCAACCTTCGCGTAA
- a CDS encoding F0F1 ATP synthase subunit delta, with amino-acid sequence MSEPASISAGIAQRYATAIFAIAQDNNDLKGLETGINDLTAALGESADLRSLIASPLVSRAEQEAAITAVAKKMKLNPVLANALSLMAQKRRLFVLPQLLTALRDALAEARGEVTAEVASAKALTKTQIEKLTKTLSEKVGKSVTINATVDESLIGGLVVKVGSKMIDSSIRSKLNSLQNAMKEVG; translated from the coding sequence GTGTCCGAACCAGCTTCGATTTCCGCAGGCATCGCCCAGCGCTATGCCACCGCGATCTTTGCGATCGCGCAAGACAATAATGACCTCAAGGGGCTGGAAACCGGCATCAACGATCTGACCGCCGCCCTGGGTGAAAGCGCCGATCTGCGTAGCCTGATCGCCTCGCCCCTGGTCTCGCGCGCCGAACAGGAGGCCGCGATCACCGCGGTCGCCAAAAAGATGAAACTGAACCCGGTTCTGGCCAATGCGCTGAGCCTGATGGCGCAGAAACGGCGCCTGTTCGTTCTGCCGCAGCTGCTGACCGCCCTGCGCGACGCGCTGGCAGAGGCCCGCGGCGAAGTCACGGCCGAGGTCGCTTCGGCCAAGGCGCTGACCAAGACCCAGATCGAAAAGCTGACCAAGACGCTGAGCGAAAAGGTCGGCAAGTCGGTCACCATCAATGCGACCGTGGATGAAAGCCTCATCGGCGGTCTTGTCGTCAAAGTTGGCTCGAAGATGATCGACAGTTCGATCCGCTCCAAGCTCAACTCCCTCCAGAATGCAATGAAAGAGGTCGGATAA
- a CDS encoding class I SAM-dependent methyltransferase, which yields MHLDVQDLRNFYYRSTLGRAAQAAVRGRLLEIWPEAKGQTVAGFGFAVPLLRPYLTQARRVIGLMPGPQGVMHWPAGMANVSVLCEETLWPIETGHVDRLVVMHGLETSEHPTQVLDECWRVLGPGGRAIFVVPNRAGLWSRSDKTPFGFGRPYTLGQLETQLRKHQFLPEFHCSALYQPPSFKRFWLKSGALIERTGTRLPTIMAGGVFMVEVSKQTNPQKGNMIRAKTPGRIRVLEGLSNPMPEPASP from the coding sequence ATGCATCTGGACGTGCAGGACCTGAGGAATTTCTATTACCGCAGCACGCTGGGGCGGGCGGCGCAGGCGGCCGTGCGCGGCCGGCTGCTGGAGATCTGGCCCGAGGCCAAGGGTCAGACCGTTGCTGGCTTCGGCTTTGCGGTGCCGCTGCTCAGGCCCTATCTGACCCAGGCGCGCCGGGTGATCGGCCTGATGCCCGGCCCACAGGGTGTCATGCACTGGCCTGCCGGCATGGCCAATGTCTCGGTCCTGTGCGAGGAGACGCTGTGGCCGATCGAGACCGGCCATGTGGACCGGCTGGTGGTGATGCACGGGCTCGAGACCTCGGAACATCCGACACAGGTGCTGGATGAATGCTGGCGGGTGCTGGGGCCGGGGGGGCGGGCGATCTTTGTGGTGCCGAACCGGGCCGGGCTGTGGTCACGCTCGGACAAGACGCCGTTCGGCTTTGGCCGCCCCTATACGCTGGGCCAGCTGGAAACCCAGCTGCGCAAGCACCAGTTCCTGCCCGAATTCCACTGTTCGGCCCTGTATCAGCCGCCCTCGTTCAAACGCTTCTGGCTGAAATCGGGCGCCCTGATCGAGCGGACGGGCACCCGGCTGCCCACCATCATGGCGGGGGGCGTGTTCATGGTCGAGGTCAGCAAGCAGACCAATCCGCAAAAGGGCAACATGATCCGCGCCAAGACCCCCGGCCGCATCCGGGTGCTGGAAGGGCTGTCCAATCCGATGCCCGAACCGGCCAGCCCGTAG
- the gloB gene encoding hydroxyacylglutathione hydrolase, which produces MPLEIVTVPCLSDNYAYLIHDADAGKTALVDAPEAAPIQSELDRRGWSLDQVWLTHHHWDHVDGLAALRDRYKPTVIGAEADAHRLPPLDLAVSEGDRFDLGGAPVEVLDVSGHTVGHIAFHLPTGKAVFTADSLMALGCGRLFEGTPDQMWASLSKLAALPDDTLVCSGHEYTQSNARFALSVDPDNAALKTRAAEIDQARAEGRPTVPSLLSLEKSTNPFLRAADPGIQSLLGMQGADPARVFAEIRARKDHF; this is translated from the coding sequence ATGCCCCTTGAGATCGTGACGGTCCCGTGCCTCAGCGACAATTACGCCTATCTGATACATGACGCAGACGCTGGCAAGACCGCGCTGGTCGACGCGCCCGAGGCGGCCCCGATCCAGTCCGAGCTGGACCGGCGCGGCTGGTCGCTGGATCAGGTCTGGCTGACCCATCACCACTGGGATCATGTCGACGGGCTCGCGGCGCTGCGCGACCGCTACAAACCCACCGTGATCGGGGCCGAGGCCGATGCGCATCGCCTGCCCCCGCTCGATCTGGCCGTGTCCGAAGGCGACCGGTTCGACCTTGGCGGCGCCCCGGTCGAGGTCCTGGATGTCTCGGGCCACACGGTCGGGCATATCGCGTTCCACCTGCCGACCGGCAAGGCGGTGTTTACCGCCGACAGCCTGATGGCGCTGGGCTGTGGCCGCCTGTTCGAGGGCACGCCGGACCAGATGTGGGCCAGCCTGTCGAAGCTGGCCGCCCTGCCCGACGACACCCTGGTGTGCAGCGGCCACGAATACACCCAGTCCAACGCCCGTTTCGCCCTGAGCGTCGATCCGGATAACGCGGCCTTGAAAACCCGCGCCGCAGAGATAGATCAGGCAAGGGCCGAGGGGCGGCCAACCGTCCCCAGCCTGCTGTCGCTGGAAAAGTCCACCAACCCCTTCCTGCGCGCAGCCGATCCCGGTATCCAGAGCCTTCTGGGCATGCAAGGGGCCGATCCCGCCCGTGTCTTTGCGGAAATCCGCGCCCGCAAGGACCACTTCTGA